The DNA window gtttgagttaagaaaattggaaatgatgaatcagaataataataacaatagagattctgaggtgggccaattgtctaaaactgacctgaagaaattccctgtgtacaacaagggagattgccctgaggtgttcttttccctcgtggaaagagcgtttgtggacttctcagtaagggaaactgagaagatgaccattatgcgatctttgatcagtggcagcctggcagaagtctatgcagggatgccagtggaactgctgaaagatttcgctgagtttaaaaaactggtgtttgccagacatgggataactgctgaacagctgaggcaaaaattcaggtcactcacaaagaaaccagagcagacttttacccaagtgggggcccaactggtgaggttgctagagaaatggctgtctcaggaggggacagagaccttccagcagctcaaagacctgatagcgctggaacagttttattcagtcctgcatgaggaactgaagttccaggtgagggagaggaaaccgaaatctgtgacagaggcggcagagatcgcagattttatttaccaaataagaaagcccttaggtgctgaggggaaatctgtaggtaaacccaaagaaacctacagcaagtactctcagggaccagggaaaaaccagcaaggggggggcatgttgaagggaagccctcagacatgaaaccaccaagacctcagattttggagggaaaaccaaaaccagatgagaaagactcaaaatgcagcagaaaatgttatttctgtcaaggaaagggccatctaatctcagagtgtgagaaattaaagcagctaaagggaaatttgcctcatgatttgagaggaaccaagccaaaagctgtgttctttgtccagacagagcaaagctccttgccattgagggagcctgttaccatggctactcaatctggaacagttacatctgctgatcaggctggggaaaatggtcctcttgtggaggtcaagcgctgcttactagtgagaacagattcacaattgtttgagaccgcaggggtggacgtaggaatacttgaccatcagtatagggggctgagggatacttggtcccaggtgaccctgtgccatccagacattattcctagggagtatataatcccaaataagagcctaaaggtggcagggattgagggacaggtgatctcactgccagtagctgatgtacctgtgagctttcaaggctggaggggagtttggcggctagcgatttcatcgactctgccagtagccgtgctcgtgggaaatgacctggctgaacatgtgaaacgggtgctagtgattacacgttcacaagctaccacggggacagttcaggggggtactggagagcccgagacggaagcaggtgagggtagctccgaagctgtggtggaaaccttaaccacagacagcaaatttggccaagagcaaaaggcagacgccactctccaaaagtgttttgaacaggtgacagacgcccagctaacacctgaaaccccagcgagatttcgtgagaaaaagggaattttatatagagagaccctaatgaatatctcaaaagggggagatgggatcagaagtcagctagtggtacctaaaaagtatcgccccatgatcttacaaagggggcactctgacatgtttgctgcgcacttaggagtgaacaaaacacagcagagaatcacacaaaatttttactggcctgaaatagggaagcagatcaaggagttctgtaaacaacgtgatgtgtgtcagaggcaggggaaaaaccgtgacaggaccaaagcgaagttgtgccctttgcctgtgattgacaccccgttcaaatgtataggagtggatattgtgggacctttgcccaaggccacaaagagggggaaccggttcatcctcaccattgtggaccatgccacgaggtaccccgaagccattcccttgactaacattgaaactaacacagtggcagatgccttggtggggtatatgtccaggatgggatttgcctcagaaataatcacagatttgggcacatcgtttacatcgaagctcatgaaacggttatggcaaatctgtggaattaaacacaaggaaaccactgcctatcaccccgaaagtaatgggttaacggagaagttcaatgggactctgatgcgcatgattagggcttacttggcagagaatccaaacaattgggaccagaagctgcaatcccttttgtttgcttgtcgatcagtgccccaagccagtaccgggttcagtccgtttgaacttttgtttgggagaagggtgaaaggtccacttgatttaatcaagcagaattgggagcagatcacccaggatgacccacaagacattgtgacatatatagactctttaatgaatgacctaaagagaaacctagagctagcagcagaaaacctgcaagctcagaaggtcagacagaaaacctggtatgaccagaaagccagggagaggcactttaacccaggggaggaagtgctttggcctaggccctgcaaagagaacaaactgcagctgggtagcccagaaataaaatacttgggtcacatagtagggggaggagtgatcaaacccctagaggccaagatagaagccgttcgtgattggctcagacccaacaccaagaaaaaagtcaaatcatttcttgggttggtgggctactacagaaagttcatcccgaggtttagcgagatagcgactccgctgaccgatctgacgcggaagaagactgatgactgcatcccgtggaccagcgactgtgaggaagCGTTctggaggttgaaggaggcgctcatcaattatccagtgctgcgtgctccagacttcgaccgggagttcatcatctacaccgatgcgtctaacagcggggtaggagcagttctttgccaggaggatgaaaatggtgaccagcatccagtgtcctacctgagtaggaaactccagaaaggtgagagacatttggcaaccgtggaaaaggagtgcctggccatagtatacgcgattcagaaggccaaactttacatctggggaagacattttgttctgtgcactgaccactcaccactgcagtggttaaagacaatgaaaacccacaatagtaaacttatgaggtgggctttaaacctgcaagattatgactttgaagtgaaggtggtcagagggtcaatgaactgtgttgctgacgcattgccAAGAAGaaccgaagaatgaagacggcgaagaaaccatggactatgtatattttggtgaccaaaagttaaatgtacctgtttttttttttgaacatgcttggtttgtattaataaaggtgacttaatgtattgtaaatgttaatgtttaaatgcctaattgatatgtttaacctagagtgtaagtatgggattgtatgttattgtataactgtttttgtgtgttttgatcctggttgtttttttgtagaaaagcactttagctttccccccgcaaaacaacttataaagaggggaggtgttacatacagcactgatggtacctgtctgtcatgggtttggagggaaagttccatcctatggggagtggaaggcgggacatcagggggaggagctgtactgtatatatatttggagcttgtgtggagagtgaggagtgggagtctgtgtgtcagttagtacatacctgataggttcaggtttctttataggtagccagaactgataggttcaggtttctttataggtagccagaactgataggttcagggtctgtgctttattttaaagggttctgtgggaaccaaactgttatatgtatatgtttgggactttgccacattacagtatcttatttacttgatctttttatttaccctgtttgttatttaaataaaccttgttcttttgtttgttaaaaatccattcctggtctgtgtgacttcttatagggaatggttggtggcagcataattaaagggtgatatactccagtaggtctggggttgtcacacataGCTACAGTCTTGCGCAGCTATAATATAACTCCAATGTATAAATTTTATGGGAAAATGAAAAGTGACTTTGACGCAGTACTTGCTCACCTGTtgggcttctcctcctccattaGCTGAACTTTCTCAGGAAACTCTCCCAATTTTGGGGCAttcctttgctcttcccttgAGACTATTAGATAGAGCCAGATAAAGAATTTTCACTTCTGAAGTAATTTCTGTCATTGGCATCCTTATGATTCTTCACATTTGTAACATGTAGTGGTTTAGTGGGATAAATGAGGCAATTTAGAAATCTGAAAGAATCCTGGAGTGAAAGTTGATTGCCTTTTCTTACCTCATTTTATTCCACTGAGACAGCAACTGTACGGTATCTGACTATGCTATAGATTCTTGCCTCCTTGAATTTGCCTTGTATCATGATGCTTTTGCAAACACCAAAAATGAGTGTGACACCCCCCTGCAAGTGCAGGGGTACCTCCGTCCCCTCGCACATGGAGCCCgcaccccccaaccggtctgcagtccaaaacagttggggaccgctcAGCAGTGTTTAAAGGGCACACCCATGCTTTAGGGCCACTTTTCCCAACTGGTACTTTCTAGATGTATTAGATTGCAAATCTACCATCTCCAGCCAACAGTGGGATTGTGGGATTGGTACACATATGGAATAGGACAGGTCAGGGAAGTTTTAGGAGAgacagccatgttagtctatgctagcaagtcaggcaaaaacaaaacaaaaataaataataaagaagacaaaaatgttgtggcaccttaaagattacctactatattttaatgtgagtttttgtgggcAAGTCTGAAGaacacagttttgttttgtttttgcctgacaggTTAGGGAAGTCTACTTAAACTCTACAAGGACCTTTTGAAGTGGCTTGCAACAAAATATATCAATGGTATCAACCATTCCCTATCAATCTTATGTTTCTAAgctcagaacagaacagaacaagctTTATTGTTTAAAGCCATAGGTCACCACaatatcaacagcaacacaaaactgcaCTGACACAATATATCTATACTGAAATACAAGATGATACTTGGTACCTGTGGTACCTGTGAGGACAATGAATTTGTTAGCTTTTTcaaataggtttgttttctttctttcttttctttttcttttttcttttttggttttgcaTCCAG is part of the Pogona vitticeps strain Pit_001003342236 chromosome 5, PviZW2.1, whole genome shotgun sequence genome and encodes:
- the LOC144589428 gene encoding uncharacterized protein LOC144589428; translation: MKPPRPQILEGKPKPDEKDSKCSRKCYFCQGKGHLISECEKLKQLKGNLPHDLRGTKPKAVFFVQTEQSSLPLREPVTMATQSGTVTSADQAGENGPLVEVKRCLLVRTDSQLFETAGVDVGILDHQYRGLRDTWSQVTLCHPDIIPREYIIPNKSLKVAGIEGQVISLPVADVPVSFQGWRGVWRLAISSTLPVAVLVGNDLAEHVKRVLVITRSQATTGTVQGGTGEPETEAGEGSSEAVVETLTTDSKFGQEQKADATLQKCFEQVTDAQLTPETPARFREKKGILYRETLMNISKGGDGIRSQLVVPKKYRPMILQRGHSDMFAAHLGVNKTQQRITQNFYWPEIGKQIKEFCKQRDVCQRQGKNRDRTKAKLCPLPVIDTPFKCIGVDIVGPLPKATKRGNRFILTIVDHATRYPEAIPLTNIETNTVADALVGYMSRMGFASEIITDLGTSFTSKLMKRLWQICGIKHKETTAYHPESNGLTEKFNGTLMRMIRAYLAENPNNWDQKLQSLLFACRSVPQASTGFSPFELLFGRRVKGPLDLIKQNWEQITQDDPQDIVTYIDSLMNDLKRNLELAAENLQAQKVRQKTWYDQKARERHFNPGEEVLWPRPCKENKLQLGSPEIKYLGHIVGGGVIKPLEAKIEAVRDWLRPNTKKKVKSFLGLVGYYRKFIPRFSEIATPLTDLTRKKTDDCIPWTSDCEEAFWRLKEALINYPVLRAPDFDREFIIYTDASNSGVGAVLCQEDENGDQHPVSYLSRKLQKGERHLATVEKECLAIVYAIQKAKLYIWGRHFVLCTDHSPLQWLKTMKTHNSKLMRWALNLQDYDFEVKVVRGSMNCVADALPRRTEE